In Gavia stellata isolate bGavSte3 chromosome 28, bGavSte3.hap2, whole genome shotgun sequence, a single genomic region encodes these proteins:
- the MEIOC gene encoding meiosis-specific coiled-coil domain-containing protein MEIOC, whose product MEPKVAFRGGSRCWSSTEAGGRLTDAFSGVVTGSGSLYGCYKSQNEENVELPQTYSSSLSTSEYSAPVDSSLLYAPWSTYGDDTKQPAASQTNMKSRIQPERNDYGSETDLYGLVSNILEEQDKSQPYCAEGSCPPNLKPVWSMNATRISDHHDLLPETKRPVVGAVSQQGFYSSESVSAAEKQYLQSGNLAPQQKVDECYRGFTGIDLEEQCLYPSRNDHANCCNMQTNENIKTTPVYQNYPYIKNAFTPQVGYSEVIKDLGADAYCYGREKVCPKGADAQSHQKRTEMFFPQFHRYNENADYSRYTEYSHASKAKPNKSANCSLQENKKLVNGTIEAPSMDTEPYTKLFQVKSGTQKKIEDTISDQQNFTFPKAVGLLSEKQFANEASFCSDLGQKFEYGLKSFATCPGNSDCANSVEKQPFSKSDPQNSEYCKSLPLLPNSANPSAGTNVRPAWMNIQTKTAASVPFQNPSPLLKLNNHLPAFPKSSSHSNDFFQLSSSNFPLNSNLFHKYCQDNPSFFSSLDFGYNTAERARSAACMEALVRNGEENLIEYLSEKKWKQPNGFCDSYSAQHFGIIENMNKPRFQLKPQSERYDLEGQKHADGLLQNTYQDLMESQGQFNLRQGTGDSNAVNPVTYLPAPSFSNNCVMGDFRRQQQLGSSAFPLRPARLFGHSIVPLMESHDLFSCDDLKHFYPYFNDKMYGDGSFSGFVPAFGFQRQVKTRTGPASELHVRLEECYEQWRALEKERKKTESALAKNFQGKKVSSANNTPIPRLASNPSRVDRLIVDQLREQARVVTLLGKMERLRSSPLHANISTALDKHLEVIHVVQSRRKDEIVNASNRQRQGAPRCQDDRDVFALALAIKEMSVATRKARTTLWCALQMTLPKSSAGKLDPEKALRETVQPEEKACENMNSCSILNQRAEVSKH is encoded by the exons ATGGAG CCTAAAGTTGCGTTCAGAGGTGGCAGTCGCTGCTGGAGTAGCACAGAAGCTGGCGGGAGGCTGACTGATGCATTCAGTGGCGTAGTGACAGGCTCTGGCTCGCTATATGGTTGCTACAAATCACAG aatgaagaaaatgtagAGCTACCGCAGACCTACAGTTCTTCCCTTTCAACATCAGAGTACTCTGCACCTGTGGACTCTTCCCTTTTATATGCACCATGGTCTACCTATGGAGATGATACTAagcagcctgctgcttctcagaCTAATATGAAGTCCAG GATTCAACCTGAAAGGAATGATTATGGCAGTGAAACAGATTTATATGGACTTGTGTCTAACATCTTGGAAGAACAAGATAAATCGCAGCCATATTGTGCTGAGGG GAGTTGCCCTCCCAACTTGAAGCCAGTATGGTCCATGAATGCAACCAGAATCTCAGACCACCATGACCTGTTGCCAGAAACTAAAAGACCAGTTGTCGGAGCTGTCTCGCAACAGGGTTTTTATAGTAGTGAGTCTGtatctgctgctgaaaaacagTACTTGCAAAGTGGTAATCTTGCACCGCAGCAAAAAGTAGATGAATGTTACCGTGGGTTTACTGGCATAGACCTTGAAGAGCAGTGTTTATACCCTTCTAGGAATGATCATGCCAACTGTTGCAACATGCAGACTAATGAGAATATTAAGACAACACCTGTATATCAGAACTATCCATACATAAAAAACGCCTTTACACCCCAAGTTGGGTATTCGGAAGTAATCAAAGACTTGGGAGCTGATGCTTATTGTTACGGAAGGGAGAAGGTGTGTCCCAAAGGAGCAGATGCACAGTCGCACCAAAAGCggacagaaatgttttttccgCAGTTTCACAGATACAATGAAAACGCAGATTATAGTAGATACACTGAATATTCTCATGCTAGTAAAGCAAAGCCTAACAAGAGTGCCAATTGCAGCctccaagaaaataaaaagttagtAAATGGAACCATTGAGGCACCATCTATGGACACAGAGCCCTACACTAAATTATTTCAAGTTAAATCAggaactcagaaaaaaatagaagatacAATTTCAGATCAGCAAAACTTTACCTTTCCCAAGGCTGTAGGACTTCTGTCAGAAAAACAATTTGCAAATGAAGCTTCATTCTGCAGTGATTTGGGGCAAAAATTTGAATATGGACTAAAATCTTTTGCAACTTGTCCAGGGAATAGTGACTGTGCAAATAGTGTAGAAAAGCAGCCGTTCTCCAAGTCCGATCCTCAGAATTCTGAATACTGTAAATCACTTCCATTGTTACCAAACTCAGCAAACCCTTCAGCAGGTACTAATGTAAGGCCAGCTTGGATGAACATTCAAACTAAAACCGCTGCTTCTGTCCCATTTCAGAATCCAAGTCCTTTGTTAAAACTGAATAATCATTTACCTGCTTTTCCAAAAAGTTCCAGTCattctaatgatttttttcagttatcatCATCAAATTTCCCTTTAAACAGTAATTTATTTCACAAGTACTGTCAAGAtaatccttcctttttttcaagtCTTGATTTTGGTTATAACACTGCAGAACGAGCTCGGTCTGCTGCTTGCATGGAAGCACTAGTTAGGAATGGAGAAGAGAATCTCATTGAGTActtaagtgaaaagaaatggaagcagCCAAATGGATTCTGTGACAGTTATTCAGCTCAGCATTTTGGGATCATTGAAAATATGAATAAACCCCGTTTCCAGTTGAAGCCACAGAGTGAGCGTTATGATCTGGAAGGACAGAAACATGCAGATGGTTTGTTGCAGAACACGTACCAAGATCTAATGGAGTCTCAGGGTCAGTTTAATCTCAGGCAGGGGACCGGAGACAGTAACGCTGTCAATCCTGTGACTTACCTCCCAGCTCCGAGCTTTTCCAACAATTGTGTGATGGGTGACTTCAGACGGCAGCAGCAGCTTGGTTCCAGTGCATTCCCCTTGAGACCAGCTCGCCTGTTTGGCCATTCCATTGTCCCTCTGATGGAGTCTCACGACTTGTTCTCCTGCGATGATTTAAAACACTTCTACCCTTATTTTAATGATAAGATGTATGGTGATGgttctttttctggttttgtaccAGCATTTGGATTTCAAAGGCAAGTTAAAACCCGTACTGGGCCTGCCAGCGAACTTCATGTTAGACTAGAAGAATGTTATGAACAGTGGAgagctttggagaaagaaagaaagaag acTGAATCAGCTCTTGCTAAGAATTTCCAGGGGAAAAAGGTTTCCAGTGCTAACAACACTCCGATTCCAAGGCTGGCATCAAACCCATCAAGAGTTGATCGCTTAATTGTGGATCAGCTGCGTGAACAAGCCAGA GTTGTGACTTTACTGGGAAAAATGGAGCGCCTTCGCAGTTCTCCCCTTCATGCTAACATTTCTACTGCTCTTGATAAACATCTGGAGGTAATTCATGTAGTGCAGTCACGTAGAAAAGATGAAATTGTAAATGCTTCAAATCGACAGAGGCAAGGAGCTCCCAGATGCCAGGATGACAGAG ATGTGTTTGCTCTTGCTTTGGCAATTAAAGAGATGAGCGTAGCAACACGTAAAGCACGTACGACACTCTGGTGCGCGCTCCAGATGACCTTACCGAAATCTTCAGCTGGAAAACTAGATCCGGAGAAAGCTCTTCGGGAGACAGTGCAACCTGAAGAGAAAGCGTGCGAAAACATGAACAGCTGCAGCATCCTAAATCAGAGGGCTGAAGTAAGCAAGCACTAA